A single window of Nakaseomyces glabratus chromosome G, complete sequence DNA harbors:
- the GRS1 gene encoding glycine--tRNA ligase (CAGL0G01364g~Ortholog(s) have glycine-tRNA ligase activity, role in glycyl-tRNA aminoacylation and cytosol, mitochondrion localization): MTVEDVKQARQAVEFSREKLESVLRGRFFYAPAFDLYGGVSGLYDYGPPGCSFQANVVDQWRKHFILEEDMLEVDCTMLTPYEVLKTSGHVDKFSDWMCRDLKTGEIFRADHLVEEVLEARLKGDQEARGLVKDANAEAEEDADKKKRKKKVKQIKAVKLEDDVVKEYQHILAQIDGYSGPELGEMMKKYNIGNPVTGEPLEPPMAFNLMFETAIGPSGQLKGYLRPETAQGQFLNFNKLLEFNNGKTPFASASIGKSFRNEISPRAGLLRVREFLMAEIEHFVDPLDKSHPKFHEVKDIKLSFLPRNIQQSGSTEPLVTTIGEAVASKMVDNETLGYFIARIYLFLIKIGVDDTKLRFRQHMANEMAHYAADCWDAELKTSFGWIECVGCADRSAYDLTVHANKTKEKLVVRQKLETPVEVTKYEIDLTKKLFGPKFRKDAPKVEAYLTELSQEELEKKAEELKTNGKIVFTVKGIEGEIELDDKFVVIEKRTKVEHVREFVPNVIEPSFGIGRIIYSIFEHSFWSRPEDTARAVLSFPPLVAPTKVLLVPLSNHKDLAPVTAQVSKILRKEQIAFRVDDSGVSIGKRYARNDELGTPFGITIDFDSVKDGSVTLRERDSTKQVRGSVEAVIKAVREITYNGASWEEGTKDLAPFVSQSDAE; the protein is encoded by the coding sequence ATGACAGTTGAGGACGTTAAGCAAGCTAGACAAGCTGTTGAGTTCAGCAGGGAGAAGTTGGAGTCTGTGCTGAGGGGTAGGTTTTTCTATGCTCCGGCATTTGACCTGTATGGTGGTGTGAGTGGTCTGTACGACTACGGTCCACCTGGTTGTTCTTTCCAGGCCAATGTTGTTGACCAATGGAGGAAGCACTTCATCCTGGAAGAAGATATGCTGGAGGTTGACTGTACTATGTTGACTCCCTACGAGGTCTTGAAGACCTCTGGTCACGTTGACAAGTTCTCCGACTGGATGTGCAGGGACTTGAAGACCGGTGAGATCTTCAGAGCAGACCACTTGGTTGAGGAAGTGCTAGAGGCACGTTTGAAAGGTGACCAGGAGGCCAGAGGTCTGGTGAAGGACGCCAATGCTGAAGCTGAGGAAGATGCcgacaagaagaagagaaagaagaaggtcAAGCAGATCAAGGCCGTTAAGCTGGAGGACGACGTTGTCAAGGAGTACCAACACATCCTGGCACAGATCGACGGTTACTCCGGTCCAGAGTTGGGTgagatgatgaagaagtacAACATCGGTAACCCAGTCACCGGTGAGCCACTAGAGCCACCAATGGCTTTCAACCTGATGTTCGAAACCGCTATCGGTCCTTCTGGTCAATTGAAGGGTTACTTGAGACCAGAAACCGCCCAAGGTCAattcttgaacttcaacAAGCTGTTGGAATTCAACAACGGTAAGACCCCATTTGCATCAGCTTCTATCGGTAAATCTTTCAGAAACGAGATCTCTCCAAGAGCTGGTCTATTGAGAGTTCGTGAATTTTTAATGGCCGAGATTGAGCACTTCGTCGACCCATTGGACAAGTCTCATCCAAAGTTCCACGAAGTCAAGGACATCAAGTTGTCTTTCTTGCCACGTAACATTCAACAATCCGGCTCCACTGAGCCTTTGGTTACCACCATTGGTGAAGCTGTCGCATCCAAGATGGTTGACAACGAAACCTTGGGTTACTTCATTGCTAGAATCTACTTGTTCTTGATCAAGATTGGTGTCGATGACACTAAGTTGAGATTCCGTCAACACATGGCCAACGAAATGGCTCACTATGCTGCTGACTGTTGGGATGCTGAATTGAAGACCTCGTTCGGTTGGATTGAGTGTGTTGGTTGTGCTGATAGATCTGCTTACGATTTGACTGTCCACGCCAACAAGACTAAGGAAAAGCTTGTTGTCAGACAAAAGTTGGAAACCCCAGTTGAAGTTACCAAGTATGAAATCGACTTGACCAAGAAGTTGTTTGGTCCAAAATTCAGAAAGGATGCACCAAAGGTTGAAGCTTACTTGACCGAGCTATCTCAAGAAGAACTAGAAAAGAAGGCTGAAGAATTAAAGACTAACGGTAAGATCGTCTTCACTGTTAAGGGTATCGAAGGTGAGATTGAATTGGATGACAAGTTTGTTGTTATTGAGAAGAGAACCAAGGTTGAACACGTTAGAGAGTTTGTTCCAAACGTTATCGAACCATCCTTCGGTATTGGCCGTATCATCTACTCTATCTTCGAACATTCTTTCTGGAGTAGACCAGAGGATACCGCTAGAGCCGTCCTATCTTTCCCACCACTAGTTGCACCAACCAAGGTTCTTCTAGTTCCACTATCTAACCACAAGGATTTGGCCCCAGTTACTGCTCAAGTTTCCAAGATTCTAAGAAAGGAACAAATTGCATTCAGAGTGGATGACTCCGGTGTGTCCATTGGTAAGAGATATGCTCGTAACGATGAATTAGGTACTCCATTTGGTATCACTATCGATTTCGACTCTGTTAAGGACGGTTCCGTCACTTTGAGAGAAAGAGACTCCACTAAGCAAGTGAGAGGTTCTGTCGAGGCTGTCATCAAGGCTGTCCGTGAGATCACATACAATGGTGCTTCTTGGGAAGAAGGTACAAAGGACTTGGCTCCATTTGTTAGTCAATCTGATGCTGAGTAA
- the SLM2 gene encoding phosphatidylinositol 4,5-bisphosphate-binding protein (CAGL0G01386g~Ortholog(s) have role in TOR signaling, actin filament bundle assembly, eisosome assembly, endosomal transport, establishment or maintenance of actin cytoskeleton polarity, protein localization to plasma membrane, regulation of cell growth), with protein MSSQADPRSPLAVLVPYDAHPAEQLAQRFTEWRKVLKAIIVYLSEVASVQEEIIRQNAKVSNILASHGISNAGIGSSGSGLSGSFNLTSAANKLASGGAHDKHGKNNNGWFFSGSEEDNTHSANTINHFFLPIGNGSIQDVPIILRQYHDVMAAEAAKGTRELQNSIIPGLESLNKDLVLKIKSIKSLSSDFKNNCSKELDTTRECMVKFQQSINQARKNVPARDPYLLKVNLDNQIRRQLSEENFLHEAFMNLQSSGQELEKIVVASIQNAFRVLAQILGAEAKIIDDQLVNRLLSSFLSLSPSHEWDNFLLRDNTNFIPLNLPMRKFKEIEYTGKNDPLTLVVQCGYLERRSKYLKSYTKGYYVLTPNYLHEFKTSDRKRDSVPLFSLSLAECKVVQHTPLNECDKKGEGKDSQSYKFILHTKTNGLIHRGHNWVFRTTSSKEMLYWFKNLSELTTFNNQEEKVKYLSTLKAKIERESETLAPMLSARSSTTRSRAIHSMDSTRRSCSDQSAAETNGNTTLTKTLSIGNK; from the coding sequence ATGAGTTCTCAAGCAGACCCCCGGTCCCCGCTAGCAGTGCTTGTTCCATATGATGCTCATCCAGCTGAGCAGCTTGCTCAGAGGTTCACAGAATGGAGGAAAGTGCTCAAGGCTATTATAGTGTATCTCTCTGAGGTGGCTTCTGTCCAAGAAGAGATAATAAGACAGAACGCCAAAGTCTCTAATATACTTGCATCACACGGTATAAGCAACGCTGGCATAGGAAGCAGTGGTTCGGGACTCAGCGGTAGTTTCAACTTAACATCTGCTGCAAATAAGCTAGCCAGTGGTGGTGCACACGATAAGCACGGTAAGAACAATAACGGATGGTTCTTTTCTGGTTCCGAGGAAGATAACACACATTCTGCAAACACCATAAATCATTTCTTTCTGCCTATTGGTAACGGCTCTATTCAGGATGTCCCCATTATTCTTCGACAATACCACGATGTAATGGCAGCTGAAGCGGCTAAAGGTACGAGAGAACTTCAAAACAGCATAATCCCCGGACTTGAAAGTTTAAATAAGGATTTAGTATTGAAAATCAAGAGCATCAAGAGCTTAAGTTCAGATTTCAAGAATAATTGCTCAAAAGAACTTGATACAACCAGGGAATGTATGGTAAAATTTCAGCAGTCAATAAATCAAGCTAGAAAAAACGTACCAGCAAGAGATCCTTACCTTTTAAAGGTAAACTTAGATAACCAGATAAGAAGACAGCTCTCAGAGGAGAATTTTTTACATGAAGCTTTTATGAATCTACAAAGTTCAGGCCAAGAGCTGGAAAAAATAGTGGTGGCAAGCATACAAAATGCATTCAGAGTATTAGCACAAATTTTGGGCGCCGAAGCCAAGATAATAGATGATCAACTGGTTAATAGACTGCTGAGTTCATTTTTGTCATTATCACCATCTCATGAATGGGATAATTTTTTACTGCGAGACAATACCAACTTTATTCCGCTCAATTTACCGATGagaaaattcaaagaaatagaaTATACTGGAAAGAACGATCCTCTCACTTTGGTTGTTCAATGTGGCTACCTGGAAAGGAGATCCAAATACTTAAAGTCTTATACAAAGGGGTATTACGTTCTTACGCCAAACTATTTGCATGAATTTAAAACGTCAGATCGGAAAAGAGACTCTGTACCGTTATTCTCGCTATCTTTGGCTGAGTGTAAAGTGGTTCAGCATACGCCTTTGAACGAATGTGATAAGAAAGGAGAAGGTAAGGATTCTCAATCATACAAATTTATCCTGCATACGAAAACAAATGGCCTAATCCATAGAGGGCACAATTGGGTTTTTAGGACGACATCCAGTAAAGAGATGCTTTATTGGTTCAAAAATCTTTCGGAGCTAACAACTTTTAATaaccaagaagaaaaggtGAAATACTTGAGCACATTAAAGGCCAAAATAGAGAGAGAATCTGAAACATTAGCTCCGATGTTATCTGCAAGAAGTTCCACCACTCGATCTAGAGCTATTCATTCAATGGACTCCACGAGGAGGTCATGCTCAGATCAATCGGCGGCAGAAACTAATGGAAATACAACTTTAACTAAGACACTAAGTATTGGTAATAAGTGA
- a CDS encoding uncharacterized protein (CAGL0G01408g~Protein of unknown function) → MKWFKQAKLKFKIKKKSKRVSKELVQIPASFNTRQALVNADDQYSHKVFMDSKQYILSKYLTLFTVLFCALAICVTLVCAPRIIRIYYSNKVTYTKWALLLSLISPQQQQLPLLSGTFSLGTIFSLYKWLVWFI, encoded by the coding sequence ATGAAATGGTTCAAGCAAGCAAAGCTCAAGTTTAAAATTAAGAAGAAGTCCAAGAGAGTGTCGAAGGAATTGGTGCAGATACCCGCCAGTTTTAACACCAGGCAGGCCCTGGTTAATGCAGATGACCAGTATTCGCATAAGGTTTTCATGGATTCCAAACAGTATATTCTGTCCAAGTACCTTACCCTATTTACGGTTTTGTTCTGTGCCTTGGCAATATGTGTCACGCTGGTGTGCGCTCCCAGGATTATACGGATATACTACTCAAATAAAGTTACGTATACCAAGTGGGCCTTACTGCTTTCATTGATATCTCCccaacagcagcagcttCCCCTACTCTCGGGCACATTCTCACTAGGTACAATATTCAGCCTCTACAAATGGCTAGTTTGGTTCATTTGA
- the LAP2 gene encoding bifunctional aminopeptidase/epoxide hydrolase (CAGL0G01430g~Ortholog(s) have aminopeptidase activity, epoxide hydrolase activity, role in cellular lipid metabolic process, protein catabolic process and cytosol, extracellular region, nucleus localization): MINRLIQRIVPFSRPLSTVKKTMLTPFLESKRPQQSPEYDYSTLSNYKSFQIKHTTLNFLLSFEKSTVSGDVVFDLTTLKEAVKHIDLDTSYLDVNEVLVDDKPVEFKIEERKQPLGSKLVIAAELEAERQFKLRVKFSTTKDCTALQWLTPQQTSGDKPYMFSQLEAIHARALFPCFDTPSYKSTFTANIESTLPVVFSGIATGSTPNGESTVYHFKQDIPIPAYLVGIASGDLVSASIGPRSKVYTEPHRLDDCVWEFSNDVEKFIKTAENLIFDYEWGTYDILVNVDSYPYGGMESPNMTFATPTLIAHDKTNIDVIAHELAHSWSGNLVTNCSWNHFWLNEGWTVYIERRIVGALHGEPTRHFSALIGWSDLENSINSMRNPEKFSTLVQNLNDGTDPDDAFSTVPYEKGFNLLFHLETVLGGPQEFDPFIRHYFKKFARQSLDTFQFLDTLFEFFENKREILENVDWETWLFKPGMPPKPQFITTMADNVFSLVNKWIVKAQELKTTEEFSKEFSESDLSEFNSNQVVLFLEELVAQNCVPVESKIEWSKYSVASESLLSIYKKQVTESQNAEVVFKNYKFQTTARIQPSYQQLANWLGTVGRMKFVRPGYRLLNAVDRDLAIATFEKLKDTYHPICKQLVKQDLEL, translated from the coding sequence ATGATTAATAGGTTAATTCAGAGGATTGTACCTTTTTCAAGACCATTAAGCACCGTGAAGAAGACGATGTTGACACCCTTTTTGGAATCCAAGAGACCTCAGCAGTCTCCTGAGTACGACTACTCCACTTTGTCTAACTACAAGAGTTTTCAGATCAAACATACTACACTAAACTTCTTGTTATCGTTTGAGAAATCTACTGTCTCTGGTGATGTCGTGTTTGATTTGACTACTCTGAAAGAGGCTGTTAAGCACATTGACCTAGATACTTCCTACTTGGATGTCAACGAGGTTCTTGTTGATGATAAGCCTGTAGAGTTCAagattgaagaaagaaagcaaCCATTGGGTTCAAAGTTAGTTATTGCTGCCGAATTGGAAGCTGAAAGACAATTCAAATTGAGAGTTAAGTTCAGTACTACTAAGGACTGTACAGCCCTGCAATGGTTGACTCCACAACAGACATCGGGCGACAAGCCTTATATGTTTTCTCAGTTAGAAGCCATTCATGCTAGAGCATTGTTCCCATGTTTTGACACACCTTCTTACAAATCTACATTCACCGCCAATATCGAGTCCACTCTTCCAGTTGTTTTCTCTGGTATTGCCACTGGTTCTACACCAAATGGTGAATCCACTGTTTACCACTTCAAGCAAGACATCCCAATTCCCGCTTATTTGGTTGGTATTGCCTCAGGTGATTTGGTCTCTGCATCAATTGGCCCACGTTCAAAGGTGTACACTGAGCCTCACCGTTTGGATGACTGTGTCTGGGAATTTTCTAATGATGTTGAGAAGTTTATCAAGACCGCTGAAAACTTGATTTTCGATTACGAATGGGGTACCTATGATATTTTGGTTAATGTTGACTCTTACCCATACGGAGGTATGGAATCCCCTAATATGACCTTCGCTACCCCTACCCTTATTGCTCATGACAAGACAAACATTGATGTCATTGCTCATGAATTGGCTCACTCATGGTCCGGTAACTTAGTCACTAACTGTTCCTGGAACCATTTCTGGCTAAATGAAGGTTGGACAGTTTATATTGAGAGAAGAATAGTTGGTGCCCTACACGGTGAGCCAACCAGACACTTCAGTGCTCTCATTGGTTGGTCCGATTTGGAGAACTCCATCAATTCGATGAGAAACCCAGAGAAGTTCTCTACATTGGTTCAAAACTTGAATGACGGTACTGACCCAGATGATGCTTTCTCTACTGTGCCTTATGAAAAGGGTTTCAACTTGTTGTTCCATTTGGAAACTGTCCTTGGTGGTCCTCAAGAATTTGATCCTTTTATTAGACattatttcaagaaatttgcTCGTCAATCTCTTGATACCTTCCAATTTTTAGATACTTTGTTTGAATTCTTTGAGAACAAGAGAGAAATTTTGGAGAATGTTGATTGGGAAACTTGGTTGTTCAAGCCTGGTATGCCACCAAAACCACAATTCATAACTACTATGGCGGATAATGTTTTCTCCTTAGTTAATAAGTGGATTGTCAAGGCCcaagaattgaaaactACTGAGGAATTCTCTAAGGAGTTCAGTGAATCAGATCTTTCAGAGTTCAACTCTAATCAAGTTGTTCTATTTTTGGAAGAGCTTGTAGCTCAGAACTGTGTACCAGTTGAGAGCAAGATTGAATGGTCCAAGTATTCAGTAGCCTCTGAAAGCTTGCTAAGTATTTACAAGAAGCAAGTTACAGAGTCTCAAAACGCAGAGGTTGTATTCAAGAACTACAAGTTCCAAACCACAGCCAGAATCCAGCCATCCTATCAACAACTAGCCAACTGGTTGGGTACTGTCGGTAGAATGAAGTTTGTGCGTCCAGGCTACAGATTGCTAAACGCTGTCGACCGTGATCTTGCCATTGCTACGTTCGAGAAGTTAAAGGATACTTATCATCCAATCTGTAAGCAATTGGTCAAGCAAGACCTTGAATTGTAA